The following coding sequences lie in one Metopolophium dirhodum isolate CAU chromosome 5, ASM1992520v1, whole genome shotgun sequence genomic window:
- the LOC132944582 gene encoding cuticle protein 19-like — MIAKVFLIVACASIAVAQYASYAPEPKYAPVPYSFEYSVNDPHTYDVKSQHESSDGNGNVKGYYSLLEADGSTRTVEYTADDYNGFNAVVKNSAPSAGYKPAYSAPSYSAYKPAY, encoded by the exons ATGATCGCCAAG GTATTCCTCATCGTTGCTTGCGCATCCATCGCCGTCGCCCAGTACGCATCTTACGCCCCGGAACCCAAGTACGCCCCAGTCCCATACAGCTTCGAGTACAGCGTAAACGACCCACACACTTACGACGTCAAGAGCCAACACGAATCGAGTGACGGAAACGGTAACGTAAAAGGCTACTACAGCCTTTTGGAAGCCGACGGTTCCACCCGTACCGTTGAATACACCGCTGACGACTACAACGGTTTCAACGCCGTCGTCAAGAACTCTGCCCCATCTGCTGGCTACAAACCAGCTTACTCCGCGCCATCATACTCTGCCTACAAACCAgcatactaa